In one window of Qipengyuania gaetbuli DNA:
- a CDS encoding glycosyltransferase: MFEAVIGQAQMLRALGAVPVVIGVRDAASEEDRWRFGDAEVLLAEPRGPQALGFAADLDALVAGAGLDLLHLHGLWQYPSHVAGRFARTTGKPLVISPHGMLDPWITSRNAWKKHAARVLWEREAWSSASAFHALTEAEARDIAAETGASRIDIVPNAAPPMSGAQMDKRPPMALYLGRIHPKKNLTALVDAWLQVRDRLPADAVLTVAGWGDDEGIAALESAMPQGGASGIEIVGTAFGSQKAALLDLARFLVLPSQSEGLPMAVLEAWAAGVPTLMSEACHLPEGFAAGAAIDCGTGSDTIAAALLAAFAMPDSEWDAMSLAARNLASGPFSQASVAKRWEAAYAALL; this comes from the coding sequence GTGTTCGAAGCGGTGATCGGGCAGGCGCAGATGTTGCGCGCCCTCGGCGCGGTGCCGGTCGTTATTGGCGTGCGCGATGCAGCGAGCGAGGAGGACCGCTGGCGTTTCGGCGATGCCGAGGTGCTGCTGGCCGAACCGCGCGGACCGCAGGCGCTGGGTTTTGCGGCGGACCTGGACGCCCTCGTGGCGGGCGCAGGGCTCGACCTCCTCCACCTGCATGGCCTCTGGCAGTATCCCAGCCATGTGGCGGGCCGCTTTGCCCGGACAACGGGAAAGCCGCTAGTCATCAGTCCGCACGGCATGCTCGATCCGTGGATCACCTCTCGCAATGCGTGGAAGAAGCACGCAGCACGCGTCCTGTGGGAGCGCGAGGCATGGTCTTCGGCCAGCGCTTTCCACGCCCTCACCGAAGCGGAAGCCCGCGACATCGCTGCCGAAACCGGCGCTTCGCGGATCGATATCGTGCCCAACGCCGCCCCGCCCATGTCGGGGGCGCAAATGGACAAGCGCCCGCCGATGGCGCTCTACCTCGGGCGGATCCACCCCAAGAAGAACCTGACTGCCCTCGTCGATGCATGGCTACAGGTGCGCGATCGCCTGCCCGCCGATGCAGTGCTGACGGTAGCCGGATGGGGCGACGACGAGGGGATAGCGGCGCTGGAAAGCGCGATGCCGCAAGGCGGCGCATCGGGTATCGAGATCGTGGGTACGGCCTTCGGATCGCAGAAAGCGGCGCTGCTCGACCTCGCTCGTTTCCTCGTGCTTCCCTCGCAAAGCGAAGGCCTGCCGATGGCGGTGCTCGAAGCATGGGCGGCAGGCGTGCCCACGCTGATGAGCGAGGCCTGCCATTTGCCCGAAGGATTTGCTGCAGGCGCGGCCATCGACTGCGGTACCGGTAGCGACACAATCGCCGCCGCGCTGCTCGCAGCTTTTGCCATGCCCGATAGCGAATGGGATGCGATGTCCCTTGCGGCGCGGAATCTCGCTTCGGGTCCGTTCTCGCAGGCCAGCGTCGCGAAGCGCTGGGAGGCCGCCTACGCTGCGCTGCTCTAG
- a CDS encoding fumarylacetoacetate hydrolase family protein produces MKLATIKDGTRDGKLVVVSKDLTRYCAADNIAPTLQAALDNWDEIAPRLEALYIDVEHQVVPCERFHEREAHSPLPRAYQWADGSAYINHVELVRKARGAEVPESFYHDPLMYQGGSDSFLAPRDDIPLGDTKWGCDMEGEVAVITDDVPMGVTSEEAAGHIKLVMLVNDVSLRGLIPGELAKGFGFFQSKPASAFSPVAVTPDELGDAWSGNVIHLPLMVDYNGQPFGRANAGVDATFSLADLVAHAAKTRNLCAGSIIGSGTVSNQGPDGDPGKPVAEGGLGYSCIAEIRMIETIADGEAKTPFMKPGDTVRVEMRDAEGHSIFGAIEQKVVEA; encoded by the coding sequence ATGAAGCTCGCCACAATCAAGGACGGAACCCGCGACGGCAAGCTGGTGGTCGTCTCCAAGGACCTGACGCGCTACTGCGCCGCCGACAACATCGCCCCGACGCTGCAGGCCGCGCTCGACAATTGGGACGAGATCGCGCCCAGGCTCGAAGCGCTTTACATCGATGTCGAACACCAGGTCGTGCCGTGCGAACGCTTCCACGAGCGCGAGGCGCATTCGCCGCTGCCGCGGGCCTACCAGTGGGCCGACGGCTCGGCCTACATCAACCACGTCGAACTGGTCCGCAAGGCGCGCGGCGCGGAAGTGCCGGAGAGCTTCTACCACGACCCGCTGATGTACCAGGGCGGCAGCGACAGCTTCCTCGCCCCGCGCGACGATATCCCGCTTGGCGACACCAAGTGGGGCTGCGACATGGAAGGCGAAGTCGCCGTCATCACCGACGACGTGCCGATGGGCGTCACGTCCGAGGAAGCAGCAGGGCACATCAAGCTGGTCATGCTGGTCAACGACGTGTCCCTTCGCGGCCTGATCCCGGGCGAACTGGCCAAAGGCTTCGGCTTCTTCCAGTCCAAGCCTGCCAGCGCCTTCTCGCCGGTCGCCGTCACGCCGGACGAGCTGGGCGATGCCTGGTCGGGCAATGTCATCCACCTGCCGCTGATGGTCGATTACAACGGCCAGCCCTTCGGCCGTGCCAATGCGGGCGTCGATGCGACCTTCAGCCTCGCCGATCTGGTGGCCCATGCCGCCAAGACACGGAACCTGTGCGCAGGCAGCATCATCGGCTCAGGCACCGTCTCGAACCAGGGCCCCGATGGCGATCCGGGCAAGCCGGTCGCAGAAGGCGGCCTCGGCTACAGCTGCATCGCGGAAATCCGCATGATCGAAACGATCGCGGACGGCGAAGCCAAGACCCCCTTCATGAAGCCGGGCGACACGGTGCGCGTCGAAATGCGCGACGCGGAAGGCCACTCCATCTTCGGCGCGATCGAACAGAAAGTGGTGGAGGCCTGA
- the maiA gene encoding maleylacetoacetate isomerase: MKLHGYYRSSTSYRLRIALELKGLDYEYVPVNLLTSEQKGQAFTSRNPFGSVPLLEADGRDRAQSMAQLEWLDEAYPENPLLPADVEDRYTARELAYAIATELHAPLNLPVLKYLANEYGKSQDEIGVWYRHWLARTLEPLEARLAQLGTGDFLFDRPGFFEVCLLPQVYNAQRFAFDFGAMPHITRIEQACLALPAFKRAHPDNQIDNPERN; this comes from the coding sequence ATGAAGCTGCATGGCTACTACCGCTCGTCGACCAGCTATCGCCTGCGCATCGCGCTGGAACTGAAGGGGCTGGATTACGAATACGTGCCGGTGAACCTGCTGACTTCGGAGCAGAAGGGCCAAGCCTTCACCAGCCGCAATCCGTTCGGCTCGGTCCCGCTGCTCGAAGCCGACGGGCGCGACCGCGCGCAGTCGATGGCGCAGCTCGAATGGCTGGACGAGGCCTATCCCGAAAACCCGCTGCTGCCGGCGGACGTCGAAGACCGCTACACCGCGCGCGAACTGGCCTATGCCATCGCCACAGAACTCCACGCGCCGCTGAACCTGCCGGTGCTCAAGTACCTCGCCAATGAATACGGCAAGTCGCAGGACGAGATCGGCGTGTGGTACCGCCACTGGCTCGCCCGCACGCTCGAACCGCTCGAAGCGCGGCTTGCGCAGCTGGGAACGGGCGACTTCCTGTTCGACAGGCCCGGCTTCTTCGAGGTCTGCCTGTTGCCGCAGGTCTACAATGCGCAGCGCTTCGCTTTCGACTTTGGCGCCATGCCCCACATCACCCGGATCGAGCAGGCCTGCCTTGCCCTGCCCGCCTTCAAGCGGGCGCATCCGGACAACCAGATAGACAATCCTGAGAGGAACTGA
- a CDS encoding acyl-CoA dehydrogenase has protein sequence MVPFDWEDPFNLDDQLTEEERMIRDAANAFAQGELQPRVTDAYREEMDAPELFPLMGQAGLLGATVPEEYGGAGASYVAYGLIAREIERVDSGYRSMASVQSSLVMYPIHAYGSEEQKRKYLPGLASGELIGCFGLTEPDAGSDPAGMKTVAKKDGDGYKISGSKTWISNAPFADVFVVWAKSEAHGGGIRGFILEKGMEGLSAPKIKGKLSLRASTTGMIVMDEVKVGADALLPEVQGLKGPFGCLNRARYGISWGALGAAEFCMHAARQYGLDRHQFGVPLASKQLYQLKLADMMTEISLGLQGSLRVGRLMDEGKFSPDMISIVKRNNVGKALDIARKARDMHGGNGISEEYQVIRHMVNLETVNTYEGTHDVHALILGRAITGIAAF, from the coding sequence ATGGTGCCCTTCGACTGGGAAGACCCGTTCAACCTCGACGACCAGCTGACCGAGGAAGAGCGGATGATCCGCGATGCAGCCAATGCCTTTGCACAGGGCGAACTGCAGCCGCGCGTCACCGACGCCTATCGCGAGGAAATGGACGCGCCCGAACTCTTCCCGCTGATGGGCCAGGCCGGCCTGCTGGGTGCGACCGTGCCCGAGGAATACGGCGGCGCAGGTGCCAGCTATGTCGCCTACGGCCTCATCGCGCGCGAAATCGAGCGCGTCGACAGCGGCTACCGCTCGATGGCTTCGGTCCAGTCCAGCCTCGTGATGTATCCGATTCACGCCTATGGTTCGGAAGAACAGAAGCGCAAATACCTGCCCGGCCTCGCCAGCGGCGAACTGATCGGCTGCTTCGGCCTGACCGAACCCGACGCGGGCTCCGACCCGGCCGGCATGAAGACCGTCGCGAAGAAGGATGGCGACGGCTACAAGATCTCCGGTTCCAAGACCTGGATTTCCAACGCCCCCTTCGCCGACGTCTTCGTCGTCTGGGCGAAGAGCGAGGCGCACGGCGGTGGCATCCGCGGCTTCATCCTCGAAAAGGGAATGGAGGGGCTTTCCGCTCCCAAGATCAAGGGCAAGCTGTCGCTGCGCGCCTCGACCACCGGCATGATCGTCATGGACGAGGTCAAGGTGGGTGCGGACGCGCTGCTGCCCGAAGTGCAGGGCCTCAAAGGTCCCTTCGGCTGCCTCAACCGCGCGCGTTACGGCATCAGCTGGGGCGCGCTGGGGGCAGCGGAATTCTGCATGCACGCCGCGCGCCAGTACGGCCTCGACCGTCACCAGTTCGGCGTGCCGCTGGCATCGAAGCAGCTCTACCAGCTGAAGCTTGCCGACATGATGACCGAAATCTCGCTCGGCCTGCAGGGATCCTTGCGCGTCGGCCGCCTGATGGACGAAGGCAAATTCTCGCCCGACATGATCTCGATCGTGAAGCGCAACAATGTCGGCAAGGCGCTGGATATCGCGCGCAAGGCCCGCGACATGCACGGCGGCAACGGCATTTCCGAAGAATACCAGGTGATCCGTCACATGGTGAACCTGGAAACGGTCAACACCTACGAAGGCACGCATGACGTCCATGCGCTGATCCTCGGTCGAGCCATCACCGGGATCGCCGCGTTCTGA
- a CDS encoding lasso peptide biosynthesis B2 protein — protein MSKLQSFLALDGAERIATFEAMGLLLYARLLVAMVPPRRWRSRFGSIGCASPRGGREAVDLGTVRRMRLAVMRALRNVPGAPNCLPQALAARWMLERRGIASDLYIGTQRAPGDHPRFHAWLKVGEEWVTGICDEGEYALFSTGDAEVA, from the coding sequence ATGTCGAAGCTCCAGTCCTTCCTTGCCCTAGACGGCGCCGAGCGGATCGCCACTTTCGAGGCGATGGGACTGCTGCTTTACGCAAGGCTGCTGGTCGCGATGGTGCCGCCGCGGCGCTGGCGTTCGCGCTTCGGTTCGATCGGCTGCGCTTCACCCCGAGGCGGGCGCGAGGCCGTCGATCTCGGCACGGTCAGGCGCATGCGCCTTGCCGTGATGCGCGCGCTGCGCAATGTGCCCGGCGCGCCCAATTGCCTGCCGCAGGCACTGGCGGCCCGCTGGATGCTGGAGCGGCGCGGGATCGCCTCCGACCTTTACATCGGCACCCAGCGCGCGCCAGGCGACCACCCACGCTTCCACGCCTGGCTCAAAGTGGGCGAGGAATGGGTCACGGGAATATGCGACGAGGGCGAATATGCCCTCTTTTCTACAGGCGATGCAGAAGTGGCCTGA
- a CDS encoding four-helix bundle copper-binding protein → MSLPKMIAAHPQVQDETEELVLAARHAMLCSLFCTSCADACVAEDMDMAQCIRNCLDCADVCAATARLAVRRTAQNIEVLRAQLETCIKACETCAAECAQHDNPHCQLCATMCRECAEDCRKALPLVK, encoded by the coding sequence ATGTCCCTTCCCAAGATGATCGCCGCCCATCCGCAGGTGCAGGACGAGACCGAGGAACTGGTCCTCGCCGCGCGCCACGCGATGCTGTGTTCGCTGTTCTGTACCTCCTGCGCCGATGCCTGCGTGGCAGAGGACATGGACATGGCGCAATGCATCAGGAACTGCCTCGACTGCGCCGACGTCTGCGCCGCCACCGCCCGCCTCGCCGTGCGCCGCACCGCGCAGAACATCGAGGTCCTGCGCGCCCAGCTGGAAACCTGCATCAAGGCCTGCGAGACCTGCGCTGCCGAATGCGCTCAGCACGACAATCCGCACTGCCAGCTTTGCGCGACCATGTGCCGCGAATGTGCCGAAGACTGCCGCAAGGCCCTGCCGCTCGTTAAGTGA
- a CDS encoding response regulator, producing MGQLQQPLRILVAEDELIIGYDLCDTVAEAGYVVEGPFDDLSSAMLAYQKNKPDIAILDVQLGDGIVYPLAEQMMAEDVKVIFHSGQLTPDEVHERFPGARALMKPCPPAEVIHSVQEAALTH from the coding sequence ATGGGACAATTGCAGCAGCCGTTGCGCATTCTCGTGGCCGAGGATGAACTGATTATCGGCTACGACCTGTGCGATACCGTGGCGGAAGCCGGGTACGTCGTGGAAGGCCCGTTCGACGACCTTTCGTCGGCCATGCTCGCCTACCAGAAGAACAAGCCCGACATCGCGATCCTCGACGTCCAGCTTGGCGATGGCATCGTCTATCCGCTTGCCGAACAGATGATGGCGGAAGACGTGAAGGTCATCTTCCATTCCGGCCAGTTGACACCCGACGAGGTGCATGAGCGCTTCCCCGGTGCCCGCGCACTGATGAAGCCCTGCCCGCCTGCCGAAGTCATCCATTCGGTGCAGGAAGCTGCCCTGACCCACTGA
- a CDS encoding OmpA family protein: protein MTSRPALTIALGAALVAALGYAASGPGADAMGTRLSGQADAALKEAGLGMVSAQFTDRFGAPTRHPMLSGGEKLDEGRRAEAARLVASLPGVGGTSWEDGFANASAGAIEYEPLHCQEDVEGLLRTRSIRFEEASAELLPVSMILIDEVADALRPCLGSIIAITGHTDDTGTEPGNIALSMDRARAVREALVQRGIPRDGLRAQGVGSAEPVEGLAPNDPANRRIEFSVVRIEPLKPTPVDTPGPR, encoded by the coding sequence ATGACGTCGCGCCCCGCCCTCACAATCGCGCTCGGTGCCGCCCTCGTGGCGGCGCTCGGCTATGCGGCGAGCGGTCCTGGCGCCGATGCAATGGGTACGCGCCTCTCCGGACAGGCCGATGCGGCATTGAAGGAAGCCGGTCTCGGCATGGTCAGCGCGCAGTTCACGGACCGCTTCGGTGCGCCCACGCGCCATCCCATGCTCTCTGGCGGCGAAAAGCTCGACGAAGGCCGCCGCGCAGAAGCTGCACGACTGGTCGCCTCGCTTCCCGGCGTGGGCGGGACGAGCTGGGAAGACGGTTTCGCCAATGCCTCAGCAGGCGCGATCGAATACGAGCCGCTGCACTGCCAGGAAGACGTCGAAGGGCTGCTGCGCACCCGCTCGATCCGTTTCGAGGAAGCGAGCGCGGAACTGCTGCCGGTCAGCATGATCCTGATCGACGAGGTGGCGGACGCGCTGCGCCCCTGCCTCGGCTCGATCATCGCGATTACCGGCCATACCGACGACACGGGCACCGAGCCGGGTAATATCGCGCTCAGCATGGACCGTGCGCGTGCCGTGCGCGAGGCGCTGGTCCAGCGCGGCATCCCGCGCGATGGTCTGCGCGCGCAGGGCGTCGGATCGGCAGAGCCGGTCGAGGGCCTGGCTCCCAACGATCCGGCCAATCGCCGCATCGAATTCTCGGTCGTCCGGATCGAGCCGCTCAAACCCACGCCAGTCGATACGCCGGGACCGCGCTGA
- a CDS encoding vWA domain-containing protein, protein MDNRTRLAGGSMALASTMALLMLAGCEATNRNEQVEHVTTLDIAEPAYAPMYESAEAVAAPPPVMAPWTGDPALIPPEDRERYAGEAVSPIRIAAVEPVSTFSVDVDTGAYANARRFLTMGQLPPQDAVRTEEMINYFRYDYAAPQDRSKPFSVTLDTAASPWNAQAKLVRVGLRGYDLPRDQRPAANLVFLVDGSGSMQDADKLPLVKRALSGLAGEMRSQDKVSIVVYAGSTGVVLEPTSSPGRVRAALSQLEAGGSTAGAAGLELAYAMAQKGFIEGGVNRVILATDGDFNVGISNTDMLIDMIERKRDSGITLTTLGFGTGNYNEAMMEQIANHGNGNYAYIDSALEAKKVLRDEMSSTLFTIAKDVKIQVEFNPAAVSQYRLIGYENRVLREEDFANDRVDAGDIGAGHQVTALYEVIPAGAKGWIGDRRYAANKGKAPAGDASEAAFVQLRYKLPGASQSKLLQYRLPATALETRRLPQGDFAFATAVAAYGQKLRGDALLADFGWDQVVRLAGSQRDFWRQEFVELARTAEAQM, encoded by the coding sequence ATGGACAATAGGACACGTCTTGCCGGCGGCTCGATGGCGCTGGCATCCACCATGGCCTTGCTGATGCTCGCCGGATGCGAAGCGACCAACCGGAACGAGCAGGTCGAACACGTCACCACGTTGGATATTGCCGAACCGGCCTATGCGCCGATGTACGAAAGTGCCGAGGCCGTCGCCGCTCCCCCGCCCGTCATGGCGCCCTGGACCGGCGATCCCGCGCTGATCCCGCCGGAAGACCGCGAACGCTATGCCGGGGAGGCGGTGTCGCCCATCCGGATTGCCGCGGTGGAGCCGGTGTCCACCTTCTCGGTCGATGTAGATACGGGCGCCTATGCGAATGCCCGCCGCTTCCTGACCATGGGGCAATTGCCTCCGCAGGATGCCGTGCGCACGGAAGAGATGATCAACTACTTCCGCTATGACTACGCCGCGCCGCAGGACCGCTCCAAGCCGTTCTCGGTCACGCTCGACACGGCAGCCAGCCCGTGGAACGCGCAAGCGAAGCTGGTGCGCGTGGGGCTGCGTGGATACGACTTGCCGCGAGACCAGCGTCCGGCGGCGAACCTCGTCTTCCTCGTCGACGGCTCTGGCTCGATGCAGGACGCGGACAAGCTGCCGCTGGTCAAGCGCGCGCTGTCGGGCCTCGCGGGCGAGATGCGCTCGCAGGACAAGGTCTCGATCGTGGTCTATGCCGGTTCGACCGGCGTGGTGCTCGAACCCACAAGCAGTCCGGGCCGGGTGCGCGCCGCGCTCTCGCAGCTCGAGGCAGGCGGATCGACGGCGGGCGCTGCCGGGCTCGAACTGGCCTATGCCATGGCGCAAAAAGGCTTCATCGAAGGCGGAGTGAACCGCGTGATCCTGGCTACCGATGGTGATTTCAACGTCGGCATTTCCAACACCGATATGCTGATCGACATGATCGAGCGGAAGCGCGACAGCGGCATCACGCTGACCACGCTCGGCTTCGGGACAGGCAATTACAACGAGGCGATGATGGAGCAGATCGCCAATCACGGTAACGGCAATTACGCCTATATCGACAGCGCGCTCGAAGCGAAGAAGGTGCTGCGCGACGAGATGAGCTCGACGCTTTTCACCATCGCCAAGGACGTCAAGATCCAGGTCGAATTCAATCCCGCCGCGGTCAGCCAGTACCGCCTGATCGGCTACGAGAACCGCGTGCTGCGCGAAGAGGATTTTGCCAACGACCGCGTCGATGCCGGCGATATCGGGGCAGGCCACCAGGTCACCGCGCTCTACGAGGTGATCCCCGCAGGTGCGAAAGGCTGGATCGGCGATCGGCGCTATGCGGCGAACAAGGGCAAGGCGCCCGCAGGCGACGCGAGCGAGGCCGCCTTCGTCCAACTGCGTTACAAGCTGCCCGGCGCATCGCAGTCGAAGCTGCTGCAGTACCGCCTGCCTGCAACTGCACTGGAAACACGGCGCCTGCCGCAGGGCGACTTCGCCTTTGCCACTGCCGTTGCGGCCTATGGACAGAAGCTGCGCGGCGATGCGCTGCTCGCAGATTTCGGATGGGACCAGGTCGTCCGGCTCGCCGGAAGTCAGCGCGATTTCTGGCGACAGGAGTTCGTCGAGCTCGCCCGCACGGCCGAAGCGCAGATGTAA
- a CDS encoding lipopolysaccharide biosynthesis protein, producing the protein MSAAAQDEDLTALAKGGRQNFFGFLLRLLARLPFLFIAGRLYGPDALGRFASALVVVELVALLCSMGEKRGLAQRLAEGEDAHPANLVYDGMLLAIVFSAIAAVFFWFVPAPLFPSGEFTQLDRLIVLAIPGYALTEIVLAAQAYRYDIATTVRARAVVEPWTISIMAGVFVFIPALADSGLALAYLASIYAGLAVGLWSFFRSYGPPRRWRPEFGYMRKVTARALPLATADAIEWGTRRLDIFILGLFAAPAAVGVYYIAQQVASLPQKLKTSFEPILGPVITKNLKTKNYEAIAKQVCQVGFWIIAAQAGIALALGVPGEAVMGLVGPEFVGGTGALAFLLAAEVVAATAVVSEAVLIYVARGRNLAISVGTIAFQAALTITLILLVERLGYGEPFKAAAAAIALMIALGVASLVKALLLTRILGYPINNWRWALVYAVAPAVLVGWAATQLPEWAELAFGIPAILLTYGFIIWKRGFGPEDRVLFQRNKANTPE; encoded by the coding sequence ATGAGTGCCGCCGCGCAGGATGAAGATCTCACTGCCCTTGCCAAGGGCGGACGGCAGAATTTCTTCGGCTTCCTGCTGCGCCTGCTGGCGCGCCTGCCCTTCCTGTTCATCGCGGGCCGCCTTTACGGCCCCGATGCGCTGGGCCGCTTTGCATCGGCACTGGTGGTCGTCGAACTGGTCGCGCTGCTGTGTTCCATGGGCGAGAAGCGCGGCCTTGCGCAGCGTCTTGCCGAAGGGGAGGACGCGCATCCTGCGAACCTCGTCTATGACGGGATGCTGCTGGCGATCGTCTTTTCCGCGATTGCCGCGGTCTTCTTCTGGTTCGTGCCCGCCCCGCTCTTCCCGAGCGGCGAGTTCACCCAGCTCGACCGGCTGATCGTCCTTGCCATTCCCGGCTATGCGCTGACCGAAATCGTGCTGGCAGCGCAGGCCTATCGCTATGACATCGCCACCACGGTGCGCGCCCGCGCGGTGGTAGAGCCGTGGACGATATCCATCATGGCGGGCGTTTTCGTCTTCATTCCCGCGCTTGCCGACAGCGGACTAGCACTGGCCTATCTCGCCTCGATCTATGCCGGGCTAGCGGTCGGCCTGTGGTCTTTCTTCCGCAGCTATGGCCCGCCGCGCCGCTGGCGGCCCGAATTCGGCTATATGCGCAAGGTCACCGCGCGCGCCCTGCCGCTGGCGACGGCCGATGCGATCGAATGGGGCACGCGCCGTCTCGATATTTTCATCCTCGGCCTGTTCGCAGCGCCTGCCGCGGTCGGCGTCTATTACATCGCCCAGCAGGTCGCGAGCCTGCCGCAGAAGCTCAAGACCAGTTTCGAACCGATCCTCGGGCCCGTCATCACCAAGAACCTCAAGACGAAGAACTACGAGGCGATCGCCAAGCAGGTCTGCCAGGTGGGCTTCTGGATCATTGCCGCACAGGCCGGCATCGCGTTGGCGCTGGGCGTTCCGGGCGAAGCGGTCATGGGCCTCGTCGGGCCGGAATTCGTCGGCGGCACGGGCGCGCTGGCCTTCCTGCTGGCAGCAGAAGTGGTCGCGGCAACTGCGGTGGTGTCCGAAGCGGTGCTGATCTACGTCGCGCGGGGCCGCAACCTTGCCATCTCGGTTGGCACCATCGCTTTCCAGGCGGCGCTGACGATCACGCTGATCCTGCTGGTCGAGCGGCTGGGTTACGGAGAGCCGTTCAAGGCCGCAGCAGCCGCCATCGCCCTGATGATCGCGCTGGGCGTGGCAAGCCTCGTGAAGGCCCTGCTGCTGACCCGCATCCTCGGATATCCGATCAACAACTGGCGCTGGGCGCTGGTCTATGCAGTCGCACCGGCAGTGCTGGTCGGCTGGGCCGCGACGCAGCTTCCCGAATGGGCCGAATTGGCATTCGGCATACCGGCGATCCTGCTGACATACGGCTTCATCATCTGGAAACGGGGCTTCGGCCCCGAAGACCGGGTGCTTTTCCAGCGAAATAAGGCAAACACGCCCGAATAG
- a CDS encoding NAD(P)H-dependent glycerol-3-phosphate dehydrogenase translates to MTSVGVLGAGAWGTALAQMLASDGRAVRIWAREEELVAEINAAHTNSLFLPSARLAESITATSDLADMAALDVLLVVTPAQHMGSVLAAMPSHPRDLVLCSKGIEAGSGRLMNHVAKEAAPGSAIAVLSGPTFAHEVAAGLPTAVTLACAGGEAQWDRLSPVVARPAFRPYYSDDVTGAEIGGAVKNVLAIACGVVDGLGLGQNARAALIARGYAEMLRFGEALGARAETLAGLCGLGDLVLTCSSTSSRNFSLGKALGEGQSAEALMADRRTVAEGAHTAPVLVELAARHAVAMPIVAAVYALLQGGNPKAVVEGILARPLKAELGDAG, encoded by the coding sequence ATGACGAGCGTCGGGGTTCTGGGAGCCGGTGCATGGGGCACGGCGCTGGCGCAGATGCTGGCAAGCGACGGGCGCGCAGTGCGCATCTGGGCGCGCGAGGAAGAGCTGGTCGCCGAGATCAATGCCGCGCACACCAATTCGCTGTTCCTGCCGAGCGCACGCCTCGCCGAGAGCATTACCGCCACCTCCGACCTTGCCGACATGGCCGCGCTCGACGTGCTGCTGGTGGTCACGCCGGCCCAGCACATGGGCAGCGTGCTGGCTGCCATGCCGTCCCACCCGCGCGACTTGGTGCTGTGTTCCAAGGGTATCGAAGCCGGTTCGGGACGCCTGATGAACCACGTGGCGAAGGAAGCCGCCCCCGGCAGCGCCATTGCCGTATTGTCCGGCCCCACCTTCGCACATGAAGTGGCCGCAGGGCTGCCGACTGCCGTGACGCTCGCCTGCGCCGGCGGTGAGGCGCAATGGGACAGGCTCTCGCCCGTCGTCGCCCGCCCCGCCTTCCGCCCTTATTATTCCGACGACGTGACCGGTGCAGAGATCGGCGGCGCGGTGAAGAACGTCCTCGCCATTGCCTGCGGCGTGGTCGACGGCCTCGGCCTCGGCCAGAACGCCCGCGCGGCGCTGATCGCGCGCGGCTATGCCGAAATGCTGCGCTTCGGCGAGGCGCTGGGCGCAAGGGCGGAAACGCTGGCGGGCCTGTGCGGCCTCGGCGACCTCGTGCTAACCTGCTCTTCCACTTCCAGCCGCAATTTCTCGCTCGGCAAGGCGCTGGGCGAAGGCCAGAGCGCCGAGGCGCTGATGGCGGACCGGCGCACCGTTGCCGAAGGCGCGCATACCGCGCCCGTGCTGGTCGAACTGGCCGCGCGCCACGCCGTCGCCATGCCCATCGTCGCCGCGGTCTATGCGCTGCTGCAGGGCGGCAATCCCAAGGCTGTGGTCGAAGGCATCCTTGCCCGCCCGCTCAAGGCCGAACTGGGCGATGCCGGATGA